AGTGTATGCCTGTCTTGATCTCGGCGGTTGTTTTGttatttcttatttttgTGTCAGCGACAAAAGGGGGGACCGGGCCGGTTCGTCCGGAACCGGCGCCGGCCCGCGACCGGCACCGGTTCCGGCGTTTTCGAGTTTATGGTCATGTGACCCGCTTTTCCCTCGAGAAGTTTTGGCGGAAAGAACCTCATTTGACCATCCATCACCGCTCCCCAGAGAAGATTAAAAAGAGGTCTTGCAAGAGTTCTGtcaattgtttcaattCGAGACCATCAACGGTTCCGATAATATTGGTAGGATACGTTAAGATAAGATGAACGCAAGGTTGTTGCTCCCCCCTCCCACTCCATCCAGTCGAATGAACACTGCAAGAAGCGTATCCGTCGAGATCTGGGGTCAACTTGACCTCGGGAAAAGGGTCCCCCACATGTGGAACTTTTCCAGCCAGGGTAACTTGAAGCTAAAACATGTAATTAGTATATGTGACCTTTAAAAGGAGATgtacaatatatttaggACAGTTAGCCACTTCACTAGACCGTGTCTTGCACGGACACACTTTTGATGCAAAGACTGGGCTAAGGCAAACTTGTCAAATGTTCAGTGTTTCTAGTAAAGTTCTATGCCGTTCACGTTTGAGACGTGCTCTGCAGAGCAGGTCGATGAGTAACTATTTCAAACTGTTTCCAAAAACATTCCCTTCACAGAAACCGGAGTGGGCTGTCGATACAAAGAGTCTGCGGAAGGAGTACCGATCGCTACAGGCAAAGTTCCATCCTGATGCCAATATCTCCACGCCAGAGGTTGGGGAGACTTCATCTTCCTCAGATCAATCTTCTCTACTGAATATTGCTTATGACACTTTAAAGACCCCTTTACTAAGGTCACAGTATATTTTAGGTTCTTTCTTCGATACCAACTTGCAACAAGAAGCTGTTGCAAATAAATTCTTGAATGGCGACTCGAATATCTTGTTGAAGATATTAGAGATACATGAGAACATTGAAGATTGCCAGGACGCTGAAGAGATAgaagaattgaataatGCGAATAAGTCAAGGATCGAAAATGTGGAGAAAGAACTGGATTCACTCTACGGTAGATTGTTTAATGGTCAAGAGCATATAGTTAGGGATACAGAGCTTATGGACATTATTGCTAAAAAGACAGTGGAATTGAAATACTGGATTAATCTTTCAAAGGCAATCAAAGAATGGGAACCAGATGCAGATAATTCGAATATTACAATCAACCATTAATGTGCATGCTAAATTCTGTCATACCCTATACACATAGACACGCTCACACAGGTATATACAACGAAATAAATTAACCATATATCTATTgcaatttttattttatcacttatttattttacgTAATCTAATATAGATCCTCTGGTATTTCGAATTCACACTTCTCAAATTCTTTCCACTCTTCCTCGGTCGATGGGTATTGCCTCAACCATTTCATTCTTGGTCCTGAAATGGAATAGGCACTTATTTTGAAACCGAACACTTTCAACTCATaagtttctttatttttcttctcaACGTaatcttctaattctttaaaatgCTTCAAAAAAATACCAGGGAAACTAGTTCCCCAGTACGCACCTTCTAAACTTAAGTGACGCGATGATTGAGGTAAGTAAATGTCTTGGCAGCTTGGACAATACAACCTTACAGTATGTTTGCCGATTGTATCACTTAAACCACAAGGCAACAATTGCATACCGCCACAGTAATATCTTGGACAAGTACCAAATTCCTTGTGATCAAACTTCTCAGCCATAGCTTGTAGACCATGCTTCGTCAATATGAATCTCGCATGTATCAGCCCATAAAGCTGTTCTGCAGAATGTTCCAATATACTcttatttacaatattagCACTTGAATTATTGATATCTTTATCATTACtgtcattattattgcTTTTGTTATTACTGTTGTCATTATGTTTGGTGTTATTCTCAAAACTGTCATCGTCACTCACAGGTTCTAAATCTAATATTAGGTCCAACGCTTTTCTATAATGTGGAATTTCTTGCGCTAACGATGTCATATTGAAATCAtcttcaataaaatcaGTTGGAACTTGACAGAAGTACTCGTGGCCAAAACGAGAGCAAAACGAAGGAATCCATTCGTCATACGTACCGCTTTCTTCCTCAGAAGAATCCAAATGCGAGTTATCAGCAACGTATTCCTTAGACATGATGCAATTCtcaaatctttaattttgtcTCTTAATATTGCGGTTTTAGAGAAATATAACTCCttcaaaattaacaatTAGTAGTTAGCAAAGGTACAgtattcttcaaatatcTCAACAATGAGCTAgtttattcaattcaagTAGATTACAATGAATTGTAGAAATGattctttttaataaagtatattgaaataaaaagtaTTGGTTTCTAAAATTCACTTTTTCCTCTTCGTTGACGGTTCTTTCAAAAGACACcgaaaattttgaatttcgATGAACTCGAATTAACAACAAATTAATAGTTAATTATACTATAAATGAAGGTTACAGTGCTTTAAAATTGCTTAATTGATGGCATTGCTTCTCTGTTGTAGAAGAGAGTTACATCCGTTTTTGGTCCACACCTTTTCCTCCTACATACAAGTAAGAGATACTTCGAACGTTCCATAGAATTCAAACATTGATGCATTGGGTGGTTATATTCGctcttctttttgtttcGATCAACAAATTCCTACAATACACCAGTAATTATCATGAAAGATGGGTTTCAAAGTTGTCGCTAGTCAAAGAGATTAGGGATTTGGCTGAAAATCTTAGAAAGTTGATCAAAGAACGTAAAGCTATTTACGAAGAGAACAGAGCCGTTTCTGCTCAGGACAATTACGCCCGCTGGACAAAGAATAACAGAAAGATATCCAAGCTTGATAAGGATATAGAACAATCCAAGGCAGCTTTGAAGAATGCTTCTTCGAAGCAAGAACACTTGTTGAAGAGAGTGAAATTAATTGCTTTGACGTTACCATTTCTAGcattgaaattgttaaagGGTAAAACCATTGTTTACGACCTACCTGCTAATGACATGTTTCCTATGATAATGAACGGGATTTTGACAAAGGGTTTATTGTACATTCCATTATTGCCATTAAATATAGTTAGAGGCGTAGATCCAAACAAGGATTTGGTGACTGCTGGTGTTTCATTATCCGTCTGGTTAATGGGGTTCACAAAGGTCATTGACACAGttgaatttataattaacCAATTGTTTCTCATGCCAGCTGTGCCTGAACCAAAACATGAAAAGAATACCACAAAGGAGAAAGAACTGGAACCCAAAGAgattgaagaattgaaaacaaCAGAAGCTGAACTAgattaaatgaatatggAAATAcctgataatattaaactaATTTAGCCTTATGTAAATGTACGTACCTATTTACTCATTTcacaaataataaactaaTAGAAACGACTAGTGTAATAAGTAAGACcattttattgttatttcGTACTTTTTAACCGTAAACTTTTGCTAAGACACTATAGGAAAACTACAAGAACTTCAGGATATTCAACTAGGACTGATAAAATAGCACCAACTAGGCACTGATGTAGTCGACAGAGGCCCTTTGTAGATGTTCTTACTCGAATTAATGTCGTCTGTTCATCAATCGTTTACCTGCACCTTTACCCGGTGTGCGCGTTTTCACTGAAAGATGAGATGTTAAAGTAATGAAATCTCAATAATGGTGACCTTGTTTAACTATAAATGTAATGTAAATAGTTTCAATAAGATTTGATTCCATTAAAAGTAAGggttattttttgaattgtaGATTAACAAATGAGCAGTTACATACCGATTTATTTACCTTCTATGGTGGTGCTATTTTTGTCCCTCCCAGAAAAGTAATTAGGAAATGAGTGACTCTGTCGTCAATGAACTTTCTGTTGATTCCAGCAACgagaataaaaatatagagGTACCAATGAATGGGGTCGGTGATGGAATAGAGAGCGGTGATTCCAGTGACGATTTTGGAAACTTTTCAGATgcatcttttgaaaatgaagatgatcTCGAAGAAAACACCCAATCCGATGCAAACGTAAATGAGTTAAAagaattgataaataaaaattttgataaaatctTTGATGAAGAGATAAAGTGTGAAGACATTGCAAATGAACAAGCTACAAGAAGTCATGAAATACAAGAACTGATCTTAAGTGAAAGACCAAGTGTAATTTATGAACAATTGGTGCAGTTAGATACCGTATTGCATCCGTTTGTATGGTCAAAGTCTTCTATTAAAGCTGCTGTATTCCATATTCTACGAATAGAACTTACTCATGATTTAGATTCTTTGGAAACAGACCAAGAACCTTTAAGTGATGTACTTTTCGCAAAGATCCTT
The Tetrapisispora phaffii CBS 4417 chromosome 11, complete genome DNA segment above includes these coding regions:
- the JAC1 gene encoding J-type chaperone JAC1 (similar to Saccharomyces cerevisiae JAC1 (YGL018C); ancestral locus Anc_4.103), encoding MFSVSSKVLCRSRLRRALQSRSMSNYFKLFPKTFPSQKPEWAVDTKSLRKEYRSLQAKFHPDANISTPEVGETSSSSDQSSLLNIAYDTLKTPLLRSQYILGSFFDTNLQQEAVANKFLNGDSNILLKILEIHENIEDCQDAEEIEELNNANKSRIENVEKELDSLYGRLFNGQEHIVRDTELMDIIAKKTVELKYWINLSKAIKEWEPDADNSNITINH
- the LAA2 gene encoding Laa2p (similar to Saccharomyces cerevisiae YBL010C; ancestral locus Anc_4.99), with protein sequence MSDSVVNELSVDSSNENKNIEVPMNGVGDGIESGDSSDDFGNFSDASFENEDDLEENTQSDANVNELKELINKNFDKIFDEEIKCEDIANEQATRSHEIQELILSERPSVIYEQLVQLDTVLHPFVWSKSSIKAAVFHILRIELTHDLDSLETDQEPLSDVLFAKILGSLGSELPPTEKVLHDYFKYKYVPRITHRSLQSANELELYEKIPSLINTDVNSLESESAVSSLQEYHDLVCNAIDLLYVKYKVLTKRESDLNRDKAMFENVVSNLTGHTQRLQRNEIANYNKQKKKQHRFSWISR
- the CKB1 gene encoding casein kinase 2 regulatory subunit CKB1 (similar to Saccharomyces cerevisiae CKB1 (YGL019W); ancestral locus Anc_4.102) is translated as MSKEYVADNSHLDSSEEESGTYDEWIPSFCSRFGHEYFCQVPTDFIEDDFNMTSLAQEIPHYRKALDLILDLEPVSDDDSFENNTKHNDNSNNKSNNNDSNDKDINNSSANIVNKSILEHSAEQLYGLIHARFILTKHGLQAMAEKFDHKEFGTCPRYYCGGMQLLPCGLSDTIGKHTVRLYCPSCQDIYLPQSSRHLSLEGAYWGTSFPGIFLKHFKELEDYVEKKNKETYELKVFGFKISAYSISGPRMKWLRQYPSTEEEWKEFEKCEFEIPEDLY
- the GET1 gene encoding GET complex subunit GET1 (similar to Saccharomyces cerevisiae GET1 (YGL020C); ancestral locus Anc_4.101) — protein: MHWVVIFALLFVSINKFLQYTSNYHERWVSKLSLVKEIRDLAENLRKLIKERKAIYEENRAVSAQDNYARWTKNNRKISKLDKDIEQSKAALKNASSKQEHLLKRVKLIALTLPFLALKLLKGKTIVYDLPANDMFPMIMNGILTKGLLYIPLLPLNIVRGVDPNKDLVTAGVSLSVWLMGFTKVIDTVEFIINQLFLMPAVPEPKHEKNTTKEKELEPKEIEELKTTEAELD